The DNA segment CGCCGCACAGGGTGCACATCCGCTCCGGGCGGTTGGTCTCGCGGTTGGGGATGATGGCGCCCACCCGCTGCGTCCGGCACGCCTCGGCGCAGGCGTCGCAGGCGATGCAGCGTGACGGATCGTTGCGCACCGTGAGCAGCTCCGGATCGCGGTACAGCGCCCGCAGGCCCTCGGCGTCGGGCTCCACAGGGCAGGCCGCCACGCACGGGTTGTCGCGGCACATCACGCAGACCACCGGCACGTCGGCGTCCGGATTGAACGCGTGGACCCGGATGTTGGACAGGTACGGGTTGCCGAGTCCCCGCAACTCCTCGCCGTCCACCGTGACCGGGTGGTTGAACTGGGCGCAGGCGGTTTCGCAGGTGCGGCACCCGGTGCAGCGGTTGTAGTCCACCAGGATCATAGCGTAAACCGGCCGCTGGGCCGGCCCCTGGGCCCATAGGGCGCGCACGCCGCAGTGGCCCACGGCCAGGCCGGCCCCACTCCAGGCGGCCAGGCGGATGAAGGTGCGCCGGTCGGCTCGCACTCCGCCGCGCAGGTCCAGCGCGGTGAGCGGCCCCGGCGATGGTTCGGACGCACTCATGGCAGCCACCTCCTCGCCGTGAACCGGACCGGGCCCGGAATCCCGGCAGTCATGATCGGATACGCATCATTATACTAAATCGGCAGTTTCAGAAACGGCGGCCCGGGACGCAGACCGGACGTTCGGATGGATTCTTCAAATCTCAATCGCCGGTGAGCCGGATGTCGAGACCGCCCACGGCCGCCGGGGTGATCCGGAGCCGGCCGGCCGCCTTCTCGCCGAGCATCCCCTTGCCGGCGAGGAACTGTTCCGCCCGCGCCAGCGATTTCACCCGGACCTTCACGTATTGGACACCCGGGGCGGCCGCTTCAATAACCCGGAGCCGGGGGCCGGCGGGAAAGGAGAAGGCCAGTCTGTTCGGACTCTGAGGCCCCGGAATGAGCCGCGTCCACGGCGGCGCCGCCGCTGCAACCGATCCTACGCCAAGGACGATCTCCTCCACGGCGGAGACACCCAGCGGCCCGCCGTCACGTCGGGCCAGTTCCGCGGCGGCCGCCGCGCGCTCCGCGGCCACCTTCACCCGAGCGACGTAGTCGCAGACGAAGACGAAGACGCTCTCAGGCGGGAGGCCGGCGAAAAAGACGTTGATCCAGATGACGTGCTCCTGCCCGCCGGCCGTGTATTTGACCGGGACCGGCTCAGCGTGGGGGATGCCCCGGCGGTCCATCGCCGCCACCGCAGCGGCGGCGTCGCCCGCGGGCTCGAAGGCGATCCCCTTGAACTCCGTCGCCGGCGGGGCACCGGCGGGCGTGGGCATGGTCACGAATTCGATGGCAGCATTGCCGAGCGTCAGGCCGCCGCTGGCGAAGCCGCCGTACCGCTGGTAGGGCCACGCCTCGGGGAGCTGGAAGTCGTCCCGGAACAGCCGGAACAGCCGCTCGGATTCCGCGGACTGGATGAAGAAATGGTCGATCTGCGTCAGCATGGGGGTCTCCTGTTCCGCCGGACGGGCGGCGACCGATACGGACATCAGCACCACGACGGTGCGGATCAAGCGCTGCCGACTCATCGCCCCTCATTCATACTACAGAAACCACCCGCCGGCCAGACCCTTGACGGCTTTCTATCGGCCGGCGCCCGGGGCGTGGCTGCCGTTGCAGGTCGTGCTCGCCGTCGTAGGCCGCGTCCAGCGGACGCGGCCTACGGCGGAATCCAAAACGGCGTCGAACCGCCGCACTTCTTCGCGCCGGGGTGAGCCACAGGATCCGATGACGAGCACGATTACGATGACAATGACGATTACGAATTACGAACACGAAATCCGAAGTCCGCTGTCCGCGTTACGGGAACGAGCCTCGAGTCCCGAGCCTCTAGCCTCGAAAATGAAACCGGCCGGGACGCCGCAAGGCGTCCCGGCCGGATGCAGTCAAGCAGAACGATCAGAGCCTGAACTCGCCGCGGACGAAGGCCGCGCCGGTTTCCAGCGCCTTGACGTTTTCGGCAATGAGCTTTTTTGCCTTGATGAAGGCAGGCAGGCCCTTGATCGCCGTATCCATGCTGATGAGGCCGGTCTTCTGGATGAACGCGCCCAGCACCACCATGTTGGCGAAGCGGATGTTCCCCAACTGCGACGCGATCTCCGACGCCGGGATGGGCAGCCATTCCACGTCCTTGCGGCTGGGCTGGATGTCGATCATGGAGGTGTTGTAGATGAGCAGGCCGCCGCGCGCCATTTCCTTTTCGAACTTCTCCAGCGACGGCTTGTTAAAGGCGACACAGACAGTGGACGCGCTCACCAGCGGCGAACCGATGGGCGCGTCCGAGATGTTCACGTGGCAGTGGGCGGTGCCGCCCCGCATCTCCGGACCGTAGGAGGGGAGCCAGCTCACGTTGTACCCCTCCATCATCCCGAGTTGGGCCATGGCCACGCCGAGCAGCAGCACACCCTGGCCGCCGAAGCCGGCGATCTTGATCCGCGGGTTGCGGTACTGCTCGGGCACCTTGGGCCGGGCCGCCGGCGCCGCCTCCTCCTCGAGCGGCAGCTCGATGAGCTGGAGCACGTCGGCGTCGGAACAGGTCACATCCGGGGGCGCCCAGCCCTCCGCCTCGGCGGATTTATCGCGGAACACCTGGACCGGATAGTAGGGGAGCATCTTTTCCTCGATCCACTTCAGCGAGTCGGGCGCCGACACCTTCCAGCCGGTGGGACACTGCGCCAGGATCTCCACAAAGCTGAAGCCCTTTCCCTGCACCTGGTTCTCGAGCGCCTTGCGGATCGCCTTGCGCGCCTTGGCGCGGGCCCCCGGCGAATGCAGCGAGACGCGCTCCACGTAGACGGGCGCCTCCAGAGCCGAGATGAGCTCGCACATCCGGATGGGATACCCTTCGTTGTGGATGTTGCGGCCGCGCGGCGAGGTGGTGGTCTGTTGGCCCACCAGGGTGGTGGGGGCCATTTGCCCGCCGGTCATGCCGTAGATCGCGTTGTTGACGAAGAAGACGGTCAGCCGCTCGCCGCGGTTGGCCGCGTGGATGATCTCGTCGCCGCCGATGGCGGCCAGGTCGCCGTCCCCCTGATAACTGATGACGATGGAGTGGGGGTTGATCCGCTTGATGCCGGTGGCCACCGCCGGGGCACGGCCGTGGGCGGCCTGAATGTTGCCCACGTCGAAGTAGTAGTAGGCGAACACCGAACACCCCACCGGGGAGATCAGGATGGTGCGCTCGGTGAGCTTCAGGTCGTCCAGCGCCTCGGCGATGTACTTGTGGGCGATACCGTGACCGCAGCCGGGGCAGTAGTGGGTGACGGCCTGGTTGCCGCTCTTGCGGGGATACTCGGGATAGAAGCTCGCGGGCTTTTCGAGGTATTTTTCGTACATGGCTTCCTCCTAGAGCTTCCGGATCACGCCGAGCAGTTCCTGCGCCGACGGGACCGAGCCGCCCATGCGGCCGTAAAATTTGACCGGCTTGCGACCCTCGACGGCCAGCAGGACGTCTTCCACCATCTGCCCATTGGACAGTTCCACCACCTGGATTGCCTGGACCCGCTCGCACAGCTTCTGGATCCGCTTGGCGGGGAACGGCCACAGCGTCACAGGACGGAGCAGCCCCACCTTGATCCCCTGCTCTCGGGCCAGATCCACCGTCGTGCGCAGGATGCGGCTGATGATGCCGTACCCGATGACCAGCAACTCGGCGTCCCGGGTACGGTACTCGTCGACCAGCACCTCTTTCCGCTCGATCTCGGCGTATTTCTTCTGGAGCTTGCGGTTGTGCTCCTCGAGCTCATCGGGATCCAGATAGATCGAGTTGATCAGGTTCTTCCGGGTGGCGTCGTCGCCGTGCACCCCCCAGTCGTGGCGTTTCGGATGCTGAACGACGGTCGGAAAGTTCACCTGCTCCATCATCTGGCCGATATAGCCGTCGGTCATCACGTAGACCGGTGTGCGGTACTGGTCAGCCAGATCGAACGCCTTGATCGTGAGATCGCACATTTCCTGGGCGGAGTTGGGCGCCAGAACGATGCAGCGGTAGTTGCCGTGGCCGCCGCCCTTGACCACCTGGTGGTAGTCGGACTGCTCGGGGGCGATGTTGCCCAGGCCCGGGCCGCCGCGCATGATGTCGGCGATGACGCAGGGCAGCTCGGCGCCGGCGCAGTAGGAGACGCCCTCCTGCTTGAGCGAGATGCCCGGCCCCGAGGAGGCGGTCATGACGCGGACGCCCCCGCCGGCGGCGCCGTACACCATCTGGATGGACGCAATCTCGCTCTCCGCCTGGATGAACGTCCGGCCCACCAGGGGAAAGTACTTGGCCGCGGCTTCGGCGATTTCGCTGGCCGGGGTGATGGGGTAGCCGAAATAGGCCTGACACCCCGCCAGGATGGCCGCCTTGACGACCGCTTCGTTGCCCTTGATCAGTTCTCTTGGCATGGCTTCCTCCCGCTCATTGCGCCTGCTTGGCCAGGCGGTAGACGGTCACCGCCCCGGGCTCGGGGCAGGCATAGAAGCAGGTGCCGCATCCCGTACAGCCGCTCCCCTTGTACTGGGCGGGGTGGTACCCCTGCTTGTTGATCACGGTCTTGGAAAATTCGATCACCTGGACCGGACACGCCACGATGCACAGGCCGCAGCCCTTGCATTCGTCGACGGAGATCTCGAGCCGGCCCCGGTCGAGCTTGTCAGTCATGAAACACCCCCGAACGGTTGGATTGTGGGGGCCGCCCCGCCGCGCAAGCGGCGGGGCGGCGGATATCACGGGGCGGCTTCAGCCGCCCGTCCGGCTACTTGCGCCGCGGCTTCAGGAAGCGGCCCAGGACGTCGGCCAGGTCGGGCGAGCCGATTTCCTGCAACTCGTACATCACCCGGACCGTCGGGTGCTTGATCTTGCACACCCGACGCAGATCGATGGGCGTGCCGATAACCACCAGGTCGCACGGCGTGTTGTTGATGGTCTTCTCGAGGTCCTTCACCTGCTGGCCGCCGTAGCCCATGGCCGGGAGGAGGCCCTCCACTTCGGGGTACTGGGTGAAGGTTTCCACCAGCTTGCCCACCGCATACGGCTTCGGATCCACCAGCTCGGCGGCGCCGTACTTCATGGCCGCCATGACCCCGGCGCCGTAGTCCATCTCGCCGTGGGTGAGGGTCGGGCCGTCCTCGACCACCAGGACGCGCTTGCCGTGGATGGCCCCGTAATTTTCCACGAAGAGCGGGCTGGCCGCGTCGATGACGACGGCCTTGGGATTGGCCTCGCGGATCGACGCGCGCACTTCCTCGATCCCGTCGAGGTCGGCGGTGTCGATCTTGTTGATGATGATCACATCGGCCCGGCGCAGATTGGTCTCGCCCGGGTGGTAGGCCAGCTCGTGGCCGGCCCGGTGCGGGTCGACCACGACGATTTCCAGGTTCGACTTGAAGAACGGGAAGTCGTTGTTGCCGCCGTCCCACAGGATGACATCGGCCTCCTTCTCGGCCTGCCGCAGGATCGCCTCGTAGTCCACGCCGGCGTACACGATGACGCCCTTGGCGATGTGCGGCTCGTATTCCTCCATCTCCTCGATGGTGCACTTGTGCTTCTTCAGATCCGCCAGCGTGGCGAACCGCTGGACGGCCTGAGCGGCCAGGTCGCCGTACGGCATGGGGTGCCGGATGGCCACGACCTTCTTGCCCAGCGCCTGCAGCGCGCGGACCACCGCCCGGCTGGTCTGGCTTTTGCCGCAACCGGTCCGGACGGCGCACACCGACACCACCGGCTTGGTGGACGTGACCATGGTGGCGTCGGGGCCGATGAACCGGAAGTCCGCCCCCTTGGCCAGCACGCGCGAGGCCTTGTGCATGACCACGTCATGGGGCACGTCGCTGTAGGCGAAAAT comes from the Acidobacteriota bacterium genome and includes:
- a CDS encoding 4Fe-4S binding protein, with product MSASEPSPGPLTALDLRGGVRADRRTFIRLAAWSGAGLAVGHCGVRALWAQGPAQRPVYAMILVDYNRCTGCRTCETACAQFNHPVTVDGEELRGLGNPYLSNIRVHAFNPDADVPVVCVMCRDNPCVAACPVEPDAEGLRALYRDPELLTVRNDPSRCIACDACAEACRTQRVGAIIPNRETNRPERMCTLCGGDPQCVALCPYGALSYIKGGLDGRHYALPPERIAVELIARWYGPAQGGDVR
- a CDS encoding 2-ketoisovalerate ferredoxin oxidoreductase, whose product is MYEKYLEKPASFYPEYPRKSGNQAVTHYCPGCGHGIAHKYIAEALDDLKLTERTILISPVGCSVFAYYYFDVGNIQAAHGRAPAVATGIKRINPHSIVISYQGDGDLAAIGGDEIIHAANRGERLTVFFVNNAIYGMTGGQMAPTTLVGQQTTTSPRGRNIHNEGYPIRMCELISALEAPVYVERVSLHSPGARAKARKAIRKALENQVQGKGFSFVEILAQCPTGWKVSAPDSLKWIEEKMLPYYPVQVFRDKSAEAEGWAPPDVTCSDADVLQLIELPLEEEAAPAARPKVPEQYRNPRIKIAGFGGQGVLLLGVAMAQLGMMEGYNVSWLPSYGPEMRGGTAHCHVNISDAPIGSPLVSASTVCVAFNKPSLEKFEKEMARGGLLIYNTSMIDIQPSRKDVEWLPIPASEIASQLGNIRFANMVVLGAFIQKTGLISMDTAIKGLPAFIKAKKLIAENVKALETGAAFVRGEFRL
- a CDS encoding 3-methyl-2-oxobutanoate dehydrogenase subunit VorB, which translates into the protein MPRELIKGNEAVVKAAILAGCQAYFGYPITPASEIAEAAAKYFPLVGRTFIQAESEIASIQMVYGAAGGGVRVMTASSGPGISLKQEGVSYCAGAELPCVIADIMRGGPGLGNIAPEQSDYHQVVKGGGHGNYRCIVLAPNSAQEMCDLTIKAFDLADQYRTPVYVMTDGYIGQMMEQVNFPTVVQHPKRHDWGVHGDDATRKNLINSIYLDPDELEEHNRKLQKKYAEIERKEVLVDEYRTRDAELLVIGYGIISRILRTTVDLAREQGIKVGLLRPVTLWPFPAKRIQKLCERVQAIQVVELSNGQMVEDVLLAVEGRKPVKFYGRMGGSVPSAQELLGVIRKL
- a CDS encoding 4Fe-4S dicluster domain-containing protein is translated as MTDKLDRGRLEISVDECKGCGLCIVACPVQVIEFSKTVINKQGYHPAQYKGSGCTGCGTCFYACPEPGAVTVYRLAKQAQ
- a CDS encoding GTPase, coding for MADKIRVLIMGAAGRDFHNFNTCFRDNPQYEVVAFTATQIPDISGKKYPRELAGKLYPKGIPIYDERELEQLIDKYKVHQVIFAYSDVPHDVVMHKASRVLAKGADFRFIGPDATMVTSTKPVVSVCAVRTGCGKSQTSRAVVRALQALGKKVVAIRHPMPYGDLAAQAVQRFATLADLKKHKCTIEEMEEYEPHIAKGVIVYAGVDYEAILRQAEKEADVILWDGGNNDFPFFKSNLEIVVVDPHRAGHELAYHPGETNLRRADVIIINKIDTADLDGIEEVRASIREANPKAVVIDAASPLFVENYGAIHGKRVLVVEDGPTLTHGEMDYGAGVMAAMKYGAAELVDPKPYAVGKLVETFTQYPEVEGLLPAMGYGGQQVKDLEKTINNTPCDLVVIGTPIDLRRVCKIKHPTVRVMYELQEIGSPDLADVLGRFLKPRRK